One window of the Streptomyces asoensis genome contains the following:
- a CDS encoding type III polyketide synthase, which yields MAAYLCPPAVIHGEHAVETSQIVAEVRDRHPDAAWAPRIDGIAASTGIETRGWMLPLETAVAPGNGGGLRSVGVAPAQKALARGGFTEQDVDRVIAALEAIPAPQTVQERTAPAWEAVQSYGERAARGALQIAGLDVADIDCLITSHSTTPALPGLDIALANKLQLRNDVMLLPATQWACVAGTRSLALAADLVAADPERVVLVVIAEALSTTYQPADDTIESLIVRLLFADTAVAVVVTGRQRHESVLRLDAAWHHTLPGTQDLHRLDTRADGTHFVMDRRGPRAVQETVTAMWEWLRLRYQDDPDSWHPDVLLAHPGGTRVLEYMEQTMPDAWPSGLLDYSRDSYTSGNRGGAAVFDILRRAHDAGQKSGSRAVLYAAAPGLTATALEGEWL from the coding sequence ATGGCCGCTTACCTCTGCCCCCCTGCCGTGATACACGGTGAGCACGCCGTGGAGACCAGCCAGATCGTGGCGGAGGTGCGCGACCGGCACCCGGACGCGGCGTGGGCGCCGCGGATCGACGGCATCGCGGCCAGTACGGGCATCGAGACCCGCGGATGGATGCTGCCGCTGGAGACCGCCGTCGCGCCCGGCAACGGCGGCGGCCTGCGGTCTGTCGGCGTCGCGCCCGCCCAAAAGGCGCTGGCACGTGGCGGGTTCACCGAGCAGGACGTGGACCGCGTGATCGCCGCCCTCGAGGCGATACCGGCGCCGCAGACCGTCCAGGAGCGCACCGCGCCGGCCTGGGAGGCCGTGCAGTCCTACGGGGAGCGCGCGGCGCGCGGGGCCCTACAGATCGCCGGGCTGGACGTCGCGGACATCGACTGCCTGATCACCAGTCACTCCACCACCCCGGCGCTGCCCGGTCTGGACATCGCCCTGGCCAACAAGCTTCAGCTCCGCAACGACGTGATGCTGCTGCCGGCCACCCAGTGGGCCTGTGTCGCGGGGACCCGCTCCCTGGCCCTCGCGGCGGATCTCGTGGCCGCGGACCCCGAACGGGTGGTCCTGGTCGTGATCGCGGAGGCGCTGAGCACGACCTACCAGCCCGCGGACGACACCATCGAGTCCCTGATCGTCCGGTTGCTGTTCGCGGACACCGCGGTCGCCGTGGTGGTCACGGGCCGCCAGAGGCACGAGTCGGTGCTGCGGCTGGACGCCGCCTGGCACCACACCCTCCCCGGCACCCAGGACCTGCACCGCCTGGATACACGGGCGGACGGCACCCACTTCGTGATGGACCGGCGTGGGCCGCGCGCCGTACAGGAGACGGTCACCGCGATGTGGGAGTGGCTGCGCCTCCGCTACCAGGACGACCCCGACTCCTGGCACCCCGACGTGCTGCTCGCGCACCCCGGCGGGACCCGGGTGCTGGAGTACATGGAGCAGACGATGCCCGACGCGTGGCCGTCGGGGCTGCTGGACTACAGCCGGGACAGCTACACCAGCGGCAACCGCGGAGGCGCCGCCGTGTTCGACATCCTGAGGCGGGCGCACGACGCCGGGCAGAAGTCGGGCAGTCGCGCCGTCCTGTACGCGGCGGCACCGGGCCTCACCGCCACCGCCCTGGAAGGGGAGTGGCTGTAG
- a CDS encoding OsmC family protein: MALPLDTAPDPQPGLREYLEVKRAALLAKREAQRTAPPTEPNRLRARTTAEERSGVRRIRIRRHQIISDSPLDFAGYDLGPASPEIQLGVLSSCLTHIFLIQAADLRIPLDSLEVEVQADQDPRAGRPGFEEVPIHPHNISYTVHVTSPADRERIRELHETVERKCPICNLLINPQSITGRVVLTGSPEEI; encoded by the coding sequence ATGGCGCTGCCGCTCGACACCGCCCCCGACCCGCAGCCGGGGCTGCGCGAGTACCTGGAGGTCAAGCGAGCCGCCCTGCTCGCGAAGCGGGAGGCGCAGCGCACCGCCCCGCCCACCGAACCGAACCGGTTGCGGGCCCGTACCACGGCCGAGGAACGCAGCGGCGTACGGCGCATCCGTATCCGCCGGCACCAGATCATCAGCGACTCCCCGCTCGACTTCGCCGGCTACGACCTCGGGCCCGCCTCCCCGGAGATCCAGCTCGGCGTGCTGTCCAGCTGCCTCACCCACATCTTCCTCATCCAGGCCGCCGACCTGCGGATCCCGCTGGACTCCCTGGAGGTCGAGGTCCAGGCCGACCAGGACCCGCGAGCCGGCCGGCCGGGCTTCGAGGAGGTGCCGATCCACCCGCACAACATCAGCTACACCGTGCACGTCACCTCACCGGCCGACAGGGAGCGCATCCGCGAGCTGCACGAGACGGTCGAGCGCAAGTGCCCGATCTGCAACCTCCTGATCAACCCTCAGTCCATCACGGGCCGCGTCGTCCTGACGGGCAGCCCGGAGGAGATATGA
- a CDS encoding MDR family NADP-dependent oxidoreductase codes for MAAVLPATTREILLSELPGGLPGPEHFTFTRKPVPVPGPGQVVVRNRYFLVFPGLRTLIGGQADGVPLPRIHVGDALFGPAVGEVVAAGPGGPLRPGDTVTHLLGWREHALVAAADCAPLGDVLPDPVAHLSSGSAAYGALTRLAEVRPGDTVFVTGAAGAVGTLAGPVARLLGAGRVIGSTRSADKAERLRAELGYDAVVVPGPRPIDEQLAAAAPDGIDVLLDNVGGDQLAAAVRAGRRGARFALVGALSGQLSPRRDGCSAPAEIDTFRLVNQGISLHGYSGMDHPEVAEEWTKRFGDWLRSGEIVFPQVRIPGMDDAPRALQELFEGRHFGTVVVELPPT; via the coding sequence ATGGCCGCTGTCCTGCCCGCGACGACCCGCGAGATCCTGCTGTCCGAGCTACCCGGCGGGCTGCCGGGACCCGAGCACTTCACGTTCACGCGGAAGCCGGTGCCCGTCCCCGGTCCGGGACAGGTCGTCGTCCGGAACCGGTACTTCCTCGTCTTCCCCGGCCTGCGCACGCTGATCGGCGGCCAGGCCGACGGCGTACCGCTGCCTCGCATCCACGTCGGTGACGCGCTGTTCGGTCCCGCGGTCGGTGAGGTCGTCGCGGCCGGGCCCGGCGGTCCGTTGCGCCCGGGGGACACGGTCACGCATCTGCTCGGGTGGCGCGAGCACGCGCTGGTGGCGGCGGCCGACTGCGCTCCGCTGGGCGATGTGCTGCCCGACCCGGTGGCCCATCTGTCCTCCGGGTCGGCTGCCTACGGAGCACTGACCCGGCTCGCCGAAGTCCGCCCCGGCGACACCGTGTTCGTCACGGGCGCGGCGGGAGCCGTGGGCACGCTGGCGGGCCCCGTCGCGCGGCTGCTGGGCGCGGGGCGGGTCATCGGCAGCACCCGGTCGGCGGACAAGGCCGAGCGGCTGCGGGCCGAACTGGGCTACGACGCGGTCGTGGTCCCGGGACCTCGGCCGATCGACGAGCAACTGGCCGCGGCGGCGCCGGACGGCATCGACGTGCTGCTGGACAACGTCGGCGGCGACCAGTTGGCCGCGGCTGTGCGCGCCGGGCGCCGGGGTGCCCGCTTCGCATTGGTCGGCGCGCTGTCGGGACAGTTGTCGCCGCGCCGGGACGGTTGCAGCGCACCCGCGGAGATCGACACCTTCCGGCTCGTCAACCAAGGCATCTCGCTGCACGGTTACAGCGGCATGGACCATCCCGAGGTGGCGGAGGAATGGACCAAGCGTTTCGGGGACTGGCTGCGCTCCGGGGAGATCGTCTTCCCGCAGGTACGGATCCCGGGCATGGATGACGCGCCCCGGGCGTTGCAGGAACTGTTCGAGGGGCGGCACTTCGGGACGGTCGTCGTGGAGTTGCCGCCGACGTGA
- a CDS encoding MerR family transcriptional regulator, which translates to MRIGDAAAAAGTTPRALRFYEERGLLPPPRRTATGQREYGPDEVARVRVVRELLALGLTVEDLRSFADRIGLLVENPRRRCGPPDSGGPDSDRPGAGVVDRRIAALDAEIDRLSRLRAGLALRTYERP; encoded by the coding sequence ATGCGGATCGGAGATGCGGCGGCAGCCGCGGGGACCACCCCACGGGCACTGCGGTTCTACGAGGAACGGGGCCTGCTGCCACCACCGCGGCGCACGGCCACCGGGCAACGTGAGTACGGGCCGGACGAGGTGGCGAGAGTCCGTGTCGTCCGTGAGCTGCTGGCGCTCGGGCTCACCGTCGAGGACCTGCGCAGTTTCGCCGACCGGATCGGCCTGCTGGTGGAGAATCCCCGACGGCGATGCGGGCCTCCGGACTCCGGCGGGCCCGACTCCGACCGGCCCGGCGCCGGGGTGGTCGACCGCAGGATCGCAGCCCTCGACGCCGAGATCGACCGGCTGAGCCGACTGCGGGCCGGCCTGGCCCTGCGCACATACGAACGCCCCTGA
- a CDS encoding aminomethyl transferase family protein produces the protein MDAVEVQRSTYEAVLRLKDAPFVTQRPAYFSPAAAAQDESNHLASFGAFAQTLLPLEYTGWVEECRAHVTSCYVGDWSSLHKVVVRGREALAFLAWLGMRNLSRFELGQIKHHVQLDGNGWVASEGIVCRLGEEEFLYTAGSADWLLWQLGQGSWDAEAEDVSPDLFIFGVQGPAALDTLERLTGESLRDIGFGRSRAARVDGVPVRVLRTGISGELGYELHGSTAHANAIWSAVVASGRPLGIRELGLRSQPVQHIEAGIATNGLDYLPASILTPGAPRQFRRGEPGGSFVPENGVTDYFRKPGELGWGFRGGVPDREFLGRDALVAEAAKGEPQRTLTGLRWNAEDVSGILTAPLGEGDLPDPMELPRGRGPAFDQVLVGGRRAGVSTGRTVSVNLRSTISLVVIDRAHASPGTEVVVLWGRPGTAQREVRATVTALPFKPDRRRTDVTTL, from the coding sequence GTGGACGCAGTCGAGGTTCAGCGGAGCACGTACGAAGCGGTGTTGCGACTGAAGGACGCCCCTTTCGTCACGCAGCGGCCGGCCTACTTCAGCCCCGCCGCCGCGGCCCAGGACGAGAGCAACCACCTGGCCTCCTTCGGGGCCTTCGCCCAGACGCTGCTGCCGCTCGAGTACACGGGCTGGGTCGAGGAGTGCCGTGCGCACGTCACGTCCTGCTATGTGGGCGACTGGTCGTCGCTGCACAAGGTCGTCGTCAGGGGACGGGAGGCCCTGGCCTTCCTCGCCTGGCTCGGCATGCGGAACCTGTCCCGCTTCGAGCTCGGCCAGATCAAGCACCACGTCCAGCTCGACGGGAACGGCTGGGTGGCGTCCGAGGGGATCGTGTGCCGTCTGGGGGAGGAGGAGTTCCTCTACACGGCCGGCAGCGCGGACTGGCTGCTGTGGCAGCTGGGCCAGGGCAGTTGGGACGCGGAGGCCGAGGACGTCAGCCCCGACCTCTTCATCTTCGGGGTCCAGGGTCCGGCGGCCCTGGACACGCTGGAGAGGCTCACGGGCGAGAGTCTGCGCGACATCGGCTTCGGCCGCAGCCGCGCGGCACGCGTCGACGGGGTCCCGGTGCGGGTCCTGCGTACGGGTATCTCGGGCGAGCTCGGCTACGAACTGCACGGCTCCACCGCTCACGCCAACGCGATCTGGTCGGCCGTCGTGGCGAGCGGTCGCCCGCTGGGGATCCGCGAACTGGGGCTGCGCTCCCAGCCGGTGCAGCACATCGAGGCGGGCATCGCCACGAACGGCCTCGACTACCTCCCCGCGTCCATCCTCACGCCGGGTGCGCCCCGGCAGTTCAGGAGGGGAGAGCCCGGCGGCAGCTTCGTCCCGGAGAACGGCGTCACGGACTACTTCCGCAAGCCGGGCGAGCTCGGCTGGGGTTTCCGGGGCGGCGTTCCCGACCGCGAGTTCCTGGGGCGCGACGCGCTGGTCGCCGAGGCCGCGAAGGGGGAGCCGCAGCGGACGCTCACGGGCCTGCGCTGGAACGCCGAGGACGTCTCCGGCATCCTGACCGCGCCCCTCGGCGAGGGCGACCTCCCGGACCCGATGGAGCTGCCGCGTGGCCGCGGCCCCGCCTTCGACCAGGTGCTCGTCGGCGGACGCCGGGCGGGGGTGTCCACGGGCCGGACCGTGAGTGTCAACCTGCGGTCGACGATCTCCCTCGTCGTGATCGACCGGGCCCACGCCTCTCCGGGTACCGAGGTGGTGGTCCTGTGGGGCAGGCCGGGGACCGCGCAGCGGGAGGTCAGGGCGACGGTGACCGCGCTGCCCTTCAAACCCGACCGGCGCCGGACCGACGTCACCACGCTGTAG
- a CDS encoding LacI family DNA-binding transcriptional regulator — protein sequence MGRSGRVTLSDVAKASGVSRATVSFVLNDDPRQTISAATRERVTEAAHELGYVPHGIARALREGSSRIVVLNVDRGIEGNFSRSYVRGLDEELAEHDHVLLVRHGHAAPEATQKILDAIVPRAVLRLGEVYMRGHTSDEPDEQDWESGFAANAALQIDFLAERGHTRIAMALPDHEFPLTEARLGFAREAARRRGLAPLECFVVPRPREAGAAAVEAFLAAHAEVTALAAFDDDIALRSLTALRDLGLRVPEDVAVIGFDDTEYGSLTTPALTTVHIDAEILGRIAARDALGVDTEGLAPVRGRIVDRASV from the coding sequence GTGGGCCGTTCCGGTCGGGTGACGCTGAGCGACGTCGCCAAGGCATCGGGTGTGTCACGGGCGACGGTGAGCTTCGTGCTGAACGACGACCCACGGCAGACGATCTCCGCGGCCACCCGGGAGCGGGTCACGGAGGCCGCCCACGAGTTGGGGTACGTCCCGCACGGCATCGCCCGCGCCCTGCGCGAGGGGTCCTCGCGCATCGTCGTGCTGAACGTCGACCGGGGCATCGAGGGCAACTTCTCCCGGAGTTACGTCCGGGGGCTGGACGAGGAACTGGCCGAGCACGACCACGTCCTCCTCGTCCGGCACGGACACGCGGCGCCCGAGGCCACGCAGAAGATCCTCGACGCCATCGTGCCGCGGGCGGTGCTCAGGCTCGGCGAGGTCTACATGCGCGGACACACGTCGGACGAGCCGGACGAGCAGGACTGGGAGAGCGGCTTCGCCGCCAACGCCGCACTCCAGATCGACTTCCTCGCCGAACGCGGGCACACCCGGATCGCGATGGCCCTGCCCGACCACGAGTTCCCGCTGACGGAGGCCCGGCTCGGCTTCGCCCGCGAGGCCGCCCGGCGACGGGGACTCGCGCCCCTGGAGTGTTTCGTCGTGCCGCGGCCGCGGGAGGCCGGCGCGGCCGCCGTCGAGGCGTTCCTGGCGGCGCACGCGGAGGTGACCGCCCTGGCCGCCTTCGACGACGACATCGCGCTGCGCAGCCTCACGGCCCTGCGTGACCTCGGGCTACGGGTGCCCGAGGACGTGGCCGTGATCGGTTTCGACGACACCGAGTACGGCTCCCTGACCACGCCCGCGCTCACCACCGTGCACATCGACGCCGAGATCCTCGGACGGATCGCCGCGAGGGACGCCCTCGGTGTCGACACGGAGGGCCTGGCACCGGTGCGCGGTCGGATCGTGGACCGCGCGTCCGTGTGA
- a CDS encoding bifunctional 5,10-methylenetetrahydrofolate dehydrogenase/5,10-methenyltetrahydrofolate cyclohydrolase has translation MTTTIDGSRIARRIRARVAEEVAAAAEAGTVPGLATVLVGDDPASAVYVAAKRRAVREAGMRDFHRKLPGQATQEDVAAVIDELAADPRVSGILLQLPLPRQLDAATLIDRIPVTKDVDGLTTASAGLLARGERGLRPCTPSGVIELLDAEGIALKGARVAVVGWGALVGRPLAQLLLRRGATVSIAHEHTTDLPAVTRAADIVVVATGVRGLVGSEHVAPGAVVIDVGIHRTPHGLAGDVRSAELDGIADRITPVPGGVGPMTIAMLMVNTLRAARWGAEREIVAA, from the coding sequence ATGACCACCACGATCGACGGCAGCCGGATCGCCCGGCGGATCCGTGCCCGGGTCGCCGAGGAGGTCGCCGCGGCCGCGGAGGCGGGAACGGTTCCCGGACTGGCGACCGTTCTCGTCGGCGACGATCCGGCGAGCGCCGTGTACGTCGCCGCCAAGCGACGCGCCGTGCGGGAGGCCGGCATGCGCGACTTCCACCGGAAGCTGCCTGGACAGGCCACTCAGGAGGACGTGGCCGCGGTGATCGACGAGCTCGCGGCCGACCCGCGGGTCTCCGGCATCCTGCTGCAACTCCCGCTGCCCCGGCAGCTGGACGCCGCCACCCTGATCGACCGCATCCCCGTCACCAAGGACGTCGACGGCCTCACCACCGCCAGCGCCGGTCTGCTCGCCCGCGGGGAACGTGGACTGCGTCCCTGCACACCCAGCGGCGTCATCGAACTCCTCGACGCCGAGGGCATCGCGCTCAAGGGCGCCCGCGTCGCCGTGGTCGGCTGGGGCGCACTGGTCGGACGGCCGCTGGCCCAACTGCTGCTGCGGCGCGGCGCGACCGTGTCGATCGCGCACGAACACACCACCGACCTCCCGGCCGTCACCCGGGCCGCCGACATCGTCGTGGTCGCCACCGGCGTCCGCGGGCTCGTCGGCTCCGAACACGTGGCGCCCGGTGCCGTCGTCATCGACGTGGGGATCCACCGCACGCCGCACGGTCTGGCCGGCGACGTCCGCTCCGCCGAACTCGACGGGATCGCCGACCGGATCACCCCCGTTCCCGGCGGCGTGGGACCCATGACCATCGCCATGCTCATGGTCAACACGCTGCGTGCCGCCCGATGGGGCGCCGAACGCGAGATCGTCGCGGCCTAG
- the purU gene encoding formyltetrahydrofolate deformylase, whose amino-acid sequence MTLTQDAPARAAKSGPPAPQASLIVQGADATGIVAAVTSVLSGHGANIVSLDQYSDNPQGGAFFQRTVFGLDGLRAALPALRADLDRSLVDEFGLRYTLRDLSVPKRVAIFASKSDHCLLDLLWRHRQGQLPVTVAMVISNHPDVAEEVRSFGVPFFHVPCQGSDKSAAEAEHLRLLQGNVDFVVLARYMQILSADFIDRVGVPIINIHHSFLPAFIGAGPYAKAKERGVKLVGATAHYVTENLDEGPIIEQDVVRVTHAHTAGDLTRRGADVERAVLSRAVLWHAEDRVIRDGNHTIVFA is encoded by the coding sequence ATGACCCTCACCCAGGACGCCCCGGCCCGCGCCGCCAAGAGCGGGCCGCCGGCCCCGCAGGCCTCGCTCATCGTGCAGGGCGCCGACGCCACCGGCATCGTCGCCGCCGTGACCTCCGTCCTCAGCGGCCACGGCGCGAACATCGTCTCCCTCGACCAGTACTCGGACAATCCGCAGGGCGGCGCCTTCTTCCAGCGCACCGTGTTCGGCCTCGACGGCCTCCGGGCCGCGCTGCCCGCCCTGCGGGCCGACCTGGACCGGTCCCTGGTGGACGAGTTCGGGCTCCGCTACACGCTCCGCGACCTCTCCGTGCCCAAGCGGGTCGCGATCTTCGCCTCGAAGTCCGACCACTGCCTGCTCGACCTGCTCTGGCGCCACCGGCAGGGCCAACTCCCCGTCACCGTCGCCATGGTGATCTCCAACCATCCCGATGTGGCCGAGGAGGTGCGGAGTTTCGGCGTCCCCTTCTTCCACGTCCCCTGCCAGGGGTCGGACAAGTCCGCCGCGGAGGCGGAACACCTCCGGCTGCTCCAGGGCAACGTCGACTTCGTCGTCCTGGCCCGCTACATGCAGATCCTGTCGGCGGACTTCATCGACCGGGTCGGCGTCCCGATCATCAACATCCACCACTCCTTCCTGCCCGCCTTCATCGGCGCCGGACCGTATGCCAAGGCCAAGGAACGCGGCGTGAAACTGGTCGGCGCCACCGCCCACTACGTCACCGAGAACCTCGACGAGGGCCCGATCATCGAGCAGGACGTCGTCCGCGTCACCCACGCCCACACCGCCGGCGACCTCACCCGCCGTGGCGCCGACGTGGAACGCGCGGTGCTCTCCCGCGCCGTCCTGTGGCATGCCGAGGACCGCGTGATCCGCGACGGCAACCACACCATCGTCTTCGCCTGA
- a CDS encoding methylenetetrahydrofolate reductase produces MQPASTVRTAVGTSLLDDFSLEMTGKDVPKLEEARDSIPQGTRINVTFLGNEDLRLRLDAARAVKRLGFVPVPHISARRLGSRDDFERFLAGLRADGTSDNVFLVGGDPAHPEGPYADALSLIDTGLLREYGVRHVGIAGYPEGHPAIDGTALWSALRDKHAALAAQPLEAGVITQFGFDVDPVLAWVEEVRSRGVALPIRIGVPGPAGVRRLMAYAARFGVGTSASVVKKYGFSLTNLMGTAGPDRFLRALAAAHDPARHGELKIHFYTFGGIKATSDWAARFRKDSLA; encoded by the coding sequence ATGCAACCCGCGAGCACGGTACGCACAGCGGTCGGCACCTCGCTGCTGGACGACTTCTCCCTGGAGATGACCGGGAAGGACGTCCCCAAGCTGGAGGAGGCCCGCGACAGCATTCCCCAGGGCACCCGGATCAACGTCACCTTCCTCGGCAACGAGGACCTCCGACTGCGGCTGGACGCGGCCCGGGCGGTCAAGCGGCTCGGCTTCGTGCCCGTACCGCACATATCCGCCCGTCGGCTCGGATCCCGCGACGACTTCGAGCGGTTCCTGGCCGGACTGCGCGCGGACGGCACCTCCGACAACGTGTTCCTCGTCGGCGGGGACCCGGCACACCCGGAGGGTCCCTACGCGGACGCGCTGTCCCTGATCGACACGGGGCTGCTGCGGGAGTACGGCGTCCGTCACGTCGGCATCGCCGGCTACCCCGAGGGCCACCCCGCGATCGACGGCACCGCCCTGTGGTCCGCGCTGCGCGACAAGCACGCGGCACTCGCCGCCCAGCCGCTGGAGGCCGGCGTCATCACCCAGTTCGGCTTCGACGTCGACCCGGTGCTCGCCTGGGTGGAGGAGGTCCGCAGCCGGGGTGTCGCTCTGCCGATCAGGATCGGCGTGCCCGGTCCCGCCGGAGTGCGTCGGCTCATGGCGTACGCGGCCCGCTTCGGCGTCGGCACCAGCGCCTCCGTCGTCAAGAAGTACGGCTTCTCCCTGACCAACCTCATGGGTACGGCGGGACCGGACCGTTTCCTGCGTGCTCTCGCGGCGGCCCACGACCCCGCCCGCCACGGCGAGTTGAAAATCCACTTCTATACGTTCGGCGGGATCAAGGCCACCTCCGACTGGGCCGCCCGCTTCCGGAAGGACAGCCTGGCATGA
- a CDS encoding aminomethyl transferase family protein gives MTTPSLQNAIEQAGSPIRLLWQPNAEPWLPEVVDREYAGWRQEQTAWHQGVALLNLSHHMYDMWIEGPDATRVLADHGVNNFEKFAIGQAKQYVPVTRHGHIVTDGILAREGENKYLLSGIPAAQHWVQYHAEKGGYDVGFATDPSSAFRPGGGDPKLFRYQIQGPLATELVERAFGGPLPETKFFHSSAVTLDGRPLRALRHGMAGQAGFEFIGPWEHAAYVHEAFLKVGEPLGLVQVGALAYATPSVESGWIPSPVPGIYTDPDLLEYRRYLPLFGIEGKRPLNGSYYSEDIEDYYVSPYELGYGKMISFNHDFVGRDALLKAKDEPLRTKVTLVLDPDDVRSVIGGGEDPGFVLTYARHRVEGAAGPVGVTMQSASIDPVGTVLTQALIDPEHTATGTEVTVVWGEHPGAGTDPGADLGFPRIRATVQPSPFNEHARTLYRHNR, from the coding sequence ATGACCACCCCCTCCCTCCAGAACGCCATCGAGCAGGCCGGATCCCCGATCAGGCTGCTGTGGCAGCCGAACGCGGAGCCGTGGCTCCCCGAGGTCGTGGACCGCGAGTACGCCGGCTGGCGTCAGGAGCAGACCGCCTGGCATCAGGGCGTGGCGCTCCTCAACCTCTCGCACCACATGTACGACATGTGGATCGAGGGCCCGGACGCCACCCGGGTGCTGGCCGACCACGGCGTCAACAACTTCGAGAAGTTCGCGATCGGGCAGGCCAAGCAGTACGTGCCGGTCACCCGGCACGGCCACATCGTGACCGACGGCATCCTGGCCCGCGAGGGCGAGAACAAGTACCTGCTCAGCGGGATCCCGGCCGCGCAGCACTGGGTGCAGTACCACGCCGAGAAGGGCGGGTACGACGTCGGTTTCGCCACCGACCCGTCCTCCGCCTTCCGGCCCGGCGGCGGTGACCCGAAGCTGTTCCGCTACCAGATCCAGGGTCCGCTGGCGACGGAACTCGTGGAGCGGGCCTTCGGCGGGCCGCTGCCGGAGACGAAGTTCTTCCACTCCAGCGCGGTCACCCTCGACGGCCGCCCCCTGCGCGCCCTGCGCCACGGCATGGCCGGTCAGGCCGGTTTCGAGTTCATCGGCCCCTGGGAGCACGCCGCATACGTCCACGAGGCGTTCCTCAAGGTCGGCGAGCCGCTCGGCCTGGTCCAGGTCGGCGCCCTCGCGTACGCCACCCCGAGCGTGGAGAGCGGCTGGATCCCCTCGCCGGTGCCCGGTATCTACACCGACCCGGACCTGCTGGAATACCGCCGGTACCTGCCTCTGTTCGGTATCGAGGGCAAGCGCCCGCTGAACGGCAGCTACTACTCGGAGGACATCGAGGACTACTACGTGTCCCCGTACGAGCTCGGCTACGGGAAGATGATCTCCTTCAACCACGACTTCGTGGGCCGGGACGCCCTGCTGAAGGCGAAGGACGAGCCGCTGCGCACCAAGGTCACCCTCGTCCTGGACCCGGACGACGTCCGCTCCGTCATCGGAGGCGGCGAGGACCCGGGCTTCGTCCTCACCTACGCCCGTCACCGGGTGGAGGGCGCGGCCGGTCCGGTCGGCGTGACGATGCAGAGCGCGTCGATCGACCCGGTGGGCACGGTCCTCACGCAGGCCCTCATCGACCCCGAACACACCGCGACGGGCACCGAGGTGACGGTCGTCTGGGGCGAGCACCCCGGTGCCGGCACCGACCCCGGGGCCGACCTCGGCTTCCCCCGCATCCGCGCCACCGTCCAGCCGTCCCCGTTCAACGAGCACGCACGCACCCTGTACCGCCACAACCGCTGA
- a CDS encoding SDR family NAD(P)-dependent oxidoreductase, whose protein sequence is MTDPHRGRLLGKVVVVTGAARGQGAAEAAALVREGARVIATDARPTGECRRLDVTSGDDWAELASALRESYGEVHGLVNNAGITWRARLGDVRPEDFARVHAVNVTGPLLGIQHLSPLMPPGSSIVNVGSSAALTGHYPVAYTASKWALRGLSKSAATELGPRGIRVNTIHPGFIETEMTASAAPAFRDANVRETPLGRTGTAHEVAPLVVFLLSDEASFITGAEIPVDGGLTAHGGVKSVSDALRGATP, encoded by the coding sequence GTGACCGATCCGCACCGGGGGAGGCTCCTGGGCAAGGTCGTGGTCGTCACCGGCGCGGCCCGCGGCCAGGGCGCGGCGGAGGCCGCGGCCCTGGTCCGCGAGGGCGCCCGGGTCATCGCCACCGACGCCCGGCCGACGGGCGAGTGCCGACGCCTCGACGTCACCAGCGGTGACGACTGGGCCGAACTGGCCTCAGCCCTGCGGGAGTCGTACGGCGAGGTCCACGGCCTGGTCAACAACGCGGGCATCACCTGGCGCGCCCGCCTCGGTGACGTACGGCCCGAGGACTTCGCCCGCGTCCACGCCGTCAACGTCACCGGCCCGCTGCTCGGCATCCAGCACCTGAGCCCGCTGATGCCGCCGGGTTCCTCGATCGTCAACGTCGGCTCCTCCGCCGCCCTCACCGGCCACTACCCGGTCGCCTACACGGCGAGCAAATGGGCCCTGCGCGGCCTGTCGAAGAGCGCCGCGACGGAACTCGGCCCGCGCGGCATCCGCGTGAACACGATCCACCCCGGTTTCATCGAGACCGAGATGACCGCCTCCGCGGCGCCCGCCTTCCGTGACGCGAACGTCCGCGAGACACCGCTCGGCCGCACCGGCACCGCGCACGAGGTGGCCCCGCTCGTGGTGTTCCTGCTGTCCGACGAGGCCTCCTTCATCACCGGCGCGGAGATCCCCGTCGACGGCGGCCTCACCGCGCACGGCGGCGTGAAGTCCGTCTCCGACGCCCTGCGTGGAGCGACGCCGTGA